The proteins below come from a single Macaca fascicularis isolate 582-1 chromosome 9, T2T-MFA8v1.1 genomic window:
- the MFSD13A gene encoding transmembrane protein 180 isoform X4: MDLVQVFHCHFNSNFFPLFLEHLLSDHISLSTGSILLGLSYVAPHLNNLYFLSLCRRWGVYAVVRGLFLLKLGLSLLMLLAGPDHLSLLCLFIASNRVFTEGTCKLLTLVVTDLVDEDLVLNHRKQAASALLFGMVALVTKPGQTFAPLLGTWLLCFYTGHDLFQQSLITPVGSAHPWPEPPAPAPAQAPMLRQGCFYLLVLVPITCALLQLFTWSQFTLHGRRLHMVKAQRQNLSQAQTLDVKMV; the protein is encoded by the exons ATGGACCTGGTGCAG GTCTTCCACTGCCACTTCAACAGCaacttcttccctctcttcctggAGCATCTGTTGTCTGACCATATCTCCCTTTCCACGGGCTCCATCCTGTTGG GCCTCTCCTATGTCGCTCCCCATCTCAACAACCTCTACTTCCTGTCCCTGTGCCGGCGCTGGGGCGTCTACGCGGTGGTGCGGGGACTCTTTCTGCTCAAGCTGGGCCTTAGCCTGCTCATGTTGTTGGCTGGCCcagaccacctcagcctgctgtGCCTCTTCATTGCCAG CAACCGCGTCTTCACTGAGGGCACCTGTAAGCTGCTGACCTTGGTGGTCACCGACCTGGTAGATGAGGACCTGGTGCTGAACCACCGCAAGCAGGCAGCCTCGGCACTCCTCTTTGGCATGGTTGCCCTGGTGACCAAGCCAGGCCAGACCTTTGCCCCGCTGCTGGGCACCTGGCTGCTCTGTTTCTACACAG GTCATGACCTCTTCCAGCAGTCCCTGATAACCCCTGTGGGGAGTGCCCATCCTTGGCCagagcccccagccccagcccctgcacAGGCCCCGATGCTCCGCCAGGGCTGCTTCTACCTGCTGGTGCTGGTACCCATCACCTGTGCTCTGCTGCAGCTCTTCACCTGGTCTCAGTTCACGCTGCACGGGAGACGCCTGCACATGGTCAAGGCCCAGCGCCAGAACCTGTCACAGGCCCAAACCCTGGATGTTAAGATGGTGTGA
- the MFSD13A gene encoding transmembrane protein 180 isoform X2 codes for MGLDRPQAWLLGLPTAAVYGSLAFFTTILHNVFLLYYVDTFVSVYKINKMAFWVGETVFLLWNSLNDPLFGWLSDRQFLSSQHRSGAGLSSRAVVLARVRALGWHGPLLALSFLAFWVPWAPAGLQFLLCLCLYDGFLTLVDLHHHALLADLALSAHDRTHLNFYCSLFSAAGSLSVFASYAFWNKEDFSSFRAFCVTLAVSSGLGFLGATRLLRRRVEAARRDPGCSGLAVDCGLCGEELLVGSEEADSITLGQYLRQLARHRNFLWFVSMDLVQVFHCHFNSNFFPLFLEHLLSDHISLSTGSILLGLSYVAPHLNNLYFLSLCRRWGVYAVVRGLFLLKLGLSLLMLLAGPDHLSLLCLFIASNRVFTEGTCKLLTLVVTDLVDEDLVLNHRKQAASALLFGMVALVTKPGQTFAPLLGTWLLCFYTGHDLFQQSLITPVGSAHPWPEPPAPAPAQAPMLRQGCFYLLVLVPITCALLQLFTWSQFTLHGRRLHMVKAQRQNLSQAQTLDVKMV; via the exons ATGGGGCTGGATCGGCCCCAGGCCTGGTTGCTGGGTCTGCCCACAGCTGCGGTCTATGGCTCCCTGGCTTTCTTCACCACCATCCTGCACAATGTCTTCCTGCTCTACTATGTAGACACCTTTGTATCAGTGTACAAGATCAACAAAATGGCCTTCTGGGTCGGAGAG ACGGTGTTTCTCCTCTGGAACAGCCTCAATGACCCCCTCTTCGGCTGGCTCAGTGACCGGCAGTTCCTCAGCTCCCAGCACCG GTCAGGCGCTGGGCTCTCCTCAAGGGCCGTGGTGCTGGCCCGGGTGCGGGCCCTGGGCTGGCATGGGCCGCTGCTGGCGCTGTCATTCCTGGCATTCTGGGTACCCTGGGCCCCAGCTGGCCTGCAGTTCTTGCTGTGCCTGTGCCTCTATGATGGCTTCCTGACGCTCGTGgacctgcaccaccacgccttgctGGCCGACCTGGCACTCTCAGCCCACGACCGCACCCACCTCAACTTCTACTGCTCCCTCTTCAGTGCAGCCggctccctctctgtctttgcctCCTATGCCTTTTGGAACAAGGAGGATTTCTCCTCCTTCCGTGCTTTCTGCGTGACACTGGCTGTCAGCTCTGGGCTGGGCTTTCTGGGGGCCACACGGCTGCTGAGGCGGCGGGTTGAGGCCGCCCGAAGGGACCCAGGGTGCTCAGGCCTGGCTGTGGATTGCGG CCTGTGTGGAGAGGAGCTGCTTGTGGGCAGTGAGGAGGCAGACAGCATCACCTTGGGCCAATATCTCCGGCAGCTGGCACGCCATCGGAACTTCCTGTGGTTTGTGAGCATGGACCTGGTGCAG GTCTTCCACTGCCACTTCAACAGCaacttcttccctctcttcctggAGCATCTGTTGTCTGACCATATCTCCCTTTCCACGGGCTCCATCCTGTTGG GCCTCTCCTATGTCGCTCCCCATCTCAACAACCTCTACTTCCTGTCCCTGTGCCGGCGCTGGGGCGTCTACGCGGTGGTGCGGGGACTCTTTCTGCTCAAGCTGGGCCTTAGCCTGCTCATGTTGTTGGCTGGCCcagaccacctcagcctgctgtGCCTCTTCATTGCCAG CAACCGCGTCTTCACTGAGGGCACCTGTAAGCTGCTGACCTTGGTGGTCACCGACCTGGTAGATGAGGACCTGGTGCTGAACCACCGCAAGCAGGCAGCCTCGGCACTCCTCTTTGGCATGGTTGCCCTGGTGACCAAGCCAGGCCAGACCTTTGCCCCGCTGCTGGGCACCTGGCTGCTCTGTTTCTACACAG GTCATGACCTCTTCCAGCAGTCCCTGATAACCCCTGTGGGGAGTGCCCATCCTTGGCCagagcccccagccccagcccctgcacAGGCCCCGATGCTCCGCCAGGGCTGCTTCTACCTGCTGGTGCTGGTACCCATCACCTGTGCTCTGCTGCAGCTCTTCACCTGGTCTCAGTTCACGCTGCACGGGAGACGCCTGCACATGGTCAAGGCCCAGCGCCAGAACCTGTCACAGGCCCAAACCCTGGATGTTAAGATGGTGTGA
- the MFSD13A gene encoding transmembrane protein 180 isoform X3, translating to MGLDRPQAWLLGLPTAAVYGSLAFFTTILHNVFLLYYVDTFVSVYKINKMAFWVGETVFLLWNSLNDPLFGWLSDRQFLSSQHRLCGEELLVGSEEADSITLGQYLRQLARHRNFLWFVSMDLVQVFHCHFNSNFFPLFLEHLLSDHISLSTGSILLGLSYVAPHLNNLYFLSLCRRWGVYAVVRGLFLLKLGLSLLMLLAGPDHLSLLCLFIASNRVFTEGTCKLLTLVVTDLVDEDLVLNHRKQAASALLFGMVALVTKPGQTFAPLLGTWLLCFYTGHDLFQQSLITPVGSAHPWPEPPAPAPAQAPMLRQGCFYLLVLVPITCALLQLFTWSQFTLHGRRLHMVKAQRQNLSQAQTLDVKMV from the exons ATGGGGCTGGATCGGCCCCAGGCCTGGTTGCTGGGTCTGCCCACAGCTGCGGTCTATGGCTCCCTGGCTTTCTTCACCACCATCCTGCACAATGTCTTCCTGCTCTACTATGTAGACACCTTTGTATCAGTGTACAAGATCAACAAAATGGCCTTCTGGGTCGGAGAG ACGGTGTTTCTCCTCTGGAACAGCCTCAATGACCCCCTCTTCGGCTGGCTCAGTGACCGGCAGTTCCTCAGCTCCCAGCACCG CCTGTGTGGAGAGGAGCTGCTTGTGGGCAGTGAGGAGGCAGACAGCATCACCTTGGGCCAATATCTCCGGCAGCTGGCACGCCATCGGAACTTCCTGTGGTTTGTGAGCATGGACCTGGTGCAG GTCTTCCACTGCCACTTCAACAGCaacttcttccctctcttcctggAGCATCTGTTGTCTGACCATATCTCCCTTTCCACGGGCTCCATCCTGTTGG GCCTCTCCTATGTCGCTCCCCATCTCAACAACCTCTACTTCCTGTCCCTGTGCCGGCGCTGGGGCGTCTACGCGGTGGTGCGGGGACTCTTTCTGCTCAAGCTGGGCCTTAGCCTGCTCATGTTGTTGGCTGGCCcagaccacctcagcctgctgtGCCTCTTCATTGCCAG CAACCGCGTCTTCACTGAGGGCACCTGTAAGCTGCTGACCTTGGTGGTCACCGACCTGGTAGATGAGGACCTGGTGCTGAACCACCGCAAGCAGGCAGCCTCGGCACTCCTCTTTGGCATGGTTGCCCTGGTGACCAAGCCAGGCCAGACCTTTGCCCCGCTGCTGGGCACCTGGCTGCTCTGTTTCTACACAG GTCATGACCTCTTCCAGCAGTCCCTGATAACCCCTGTGGGGAGTGCCCATCCTTGGCCagagcccccagccccagcccctgcacAGGCCCCGATGCTCCGCCAGGGCTGCTTCTACCTGCTGGTGCTGGTACCCATCACCTGTGCTCTGCTGCAGCTCTTCACCTGGTCTCAGTTCACGCTGCACGGGAGACGCCTGCACATGGTCAAGGCCCAGCGCCAGAACCTGTCACAGGCCCAAACCCTGGATGTTAAGATGGTGTGA
- the MFSD13A gene encoding transmembrane protein 180 isoform X1, whose protein sequence is MGLDRPQAWLLGLPTAAVYGSLAFFTTILHNVFLLYYVDTFVSVYKINKMAFWVGETVFLLWNSLNDPLFGWLSDRQFLSSQHRRSGAGLSSRAVVLARVRALGWHGPLLALSFLAFWVPWAPAGLQFLLCLCLYDGFLTLVDLHHHALLADLALSAHDRTHLNFYCSLFSAAGSLSVFASYAFWNKEDFSSFRAFCVTLAVSSGLGFLGATRLLRRRVEAARRDPGCSGLAVDCGLCGEELLVGSEEADSITLGQYLRQLARHRNFLWFVSMDLVQVFHCHFNSNFFPLFLEHLLSDHISLSTGSILLGLSYVAPHLNNLYFLSLCRRWGVYAVVRGLFLLKLGLSLLMLLAGPDHLSLLCLFIASNRVFTEGTCKLLTLVVTDLVDEDLVLNHRKQAASALLFGMVALVTKPGQTFAPLLGTWLLCFYTGHDLFQQSLITPVGSAHPWPEPPAPAPAQAPMLRQGCFYLLVLVPITCALLQLFTWSQFTLHGRRLHMVKAQRQNLSQAQTLDVKMV, encoded by the exons ATGGGGCTGGATCGGCCCCAGGCCTGGTTGCTGGGTCTGCCCACAGCTGCGGTCTATGGCTCCCTGGCTTTCTTCACCACCATCCTGCACAATGTCTTCCTGCTCTACTATGTAGACACCTTTGTATCAGTGTACAAGATCAACAAAATGGCCTTCTGGGTCGGAGAG ACGGTGTTTCTCCTCTGGAACAGCCTCAATGACCCCCTCTTCGGCTGGCTCAGTGACCGGCAGTTCCTCAGCTCCCAGCACCG CAGGTCAGGCGCTGGGCTCTCCTCAAGGGCCGTGGTGCTGGCCCGGGTGCGGGCCCTGGGCTGGCATGGGCCGCTGCTGGCGCTGTCATTCCTGGCATTCTGGGTACCCTGGGCCCCAGCTGGCCTGCAGTTCTTGCTGTGCCTGTGCCTCTATGATGGCTTCCTGACGCTCGTGgacctgcaccaccacgccttgctGGCCGACCTGGCACTCTCAGCCCACGACCGCACCCACCTCAACTTCTACTGCTCCCTCTTCAGTGCAGCCggctccctctctgtctttgcctCCTATGCCTTTTGGAACAAGGAGGATTTCTCCTCCTTCCGTGCTTTCTGCGTGACACTGGCTGTCAGCTCTGGGCTGGGCTTTCTGGGGGCCACACGGCTGCTGAGGCGGCGGGTTGAGGCCGCCCGAAGGGACCCAGGGTGCTCAGGCCTGGCTGTGGATTGCGG CCTGTGTGGAGAGGAGCTGCTTGTGGGCAGTGAGGAGGCAGACAGCATCACCTTGGGCCAATATCTCCGGCAGCTGGCACGCCATCGGAACTTCCTGTGGTTTGTGAGCATGGACCTGGTGCAG GTCTTCCACTGCCACTTCAACAGCaacttcttccctctcttcctggAGCATCTGTTGTCTGACCATATCTCCCTTTCCACGGGCTCCATCCTGTTGG GCCTCTCCTATGTCGCTCCCCATCTCAACAACCTCTACTTCCTGTCCCTGTGCCGGCGCTGGGGCGTCTACGCGGTGGTGCGGGGACTCTTTCTGCTCAAGCTGGGCCTTAGCCTGCTCATGTTGTTGGCTGGCCcagaccacctcagcctgctgtGCCTCTTCATTGCCAG CAACCGCGTCTTCACTGAGGGCACCTGTAAGCTGCTGACCTTGGTGGTCACCGACCTGGTAGATGAGGACCTGGTGCTGAACCACCGCAAGCAGGCAGCCTCGGCACTCCTCTTTGGCATGGTTGCCCTGGTGACCAAGCCAGGCCAGACCTTTGCCCCGCTGCTGGGCACCTGGCTGCTCTGTTTCTACACAG GTCATGACCTCTTCCAGCAGTCCCTGATAACCCCTGTGGGGAGTGCCCATCCTTGGCCagagcccccagccccagcccctgcacAGGCCCCGATGCTCCGCCAGGGCTGCTTCTACCTGCTGGTGCTGGTACCCATCACCTGTGCTCTGCTGCAGCTCTTCACCTGGTCTCAGTTCACGCTGCACGGGAGACGCCTGCACATGGTCAAGGCCCAGCGCCAGAACCTGTCACAGGCCCAAACCCTGGATGTTAAGATGGTGTGA